From a region of the Janthinobacterium sp. 61 genome:
- a CDS encoding cache domain-containing protein, translating into MKRLFTGSLLCLAFAGGSVNAAVEATEKDAIAMAERGAAFMKAHGKEEMMKKITAKDPDFVQGSLYVDMRDIKTGIVLAHPINASIVGKDLTDVPDANGKKYRREIIELAQKQGKGWVDYQYKNPVSGKIEPKTTYILRVNDVVLEAGIYKK; encoded by the coding sequence ATGAAACGCTTATTCACGGGTAGCCTGCTGTGCCTGGCATTTGCCGGCGGCAGCGTCAATGCCGCCGTCGAAGCAACGGAAAAAGACGCCATCGCCATGGCCGAACGGGGCGCCGCCTTCATGAAGGCGCATGGCAAAGAAGAGATGATGAAGAAAATCACGGCGAAAGACCCCGACTTCGTGCAAGGCTCGCTGTATGTGGACATGCGCGACATCAAGACGGGCATCGTGCTCGCCCACCCCATCAATGCTTCCATCGTGGGCAAGGATTTGACGGACGTGCCTGACGCGAATGGCAAGAAATATCGCCGTGAAATCATTGAACTGGCGCAAAAGCAGGGCAAGGGCTGGGTCGACTACCAGTACAAGAACCCCGTCAGCGGCAAGATCGAGCCAAAGACCACATATATCCTGCGCGTCAACGATGTGGTGCTGGAAGCGGGCATCTACAAGAAATAG
- a CDS encoding DNA-3-methyladenine glycosylase yields MKKLLAGIDFADDSSSVARQLIGVTVLVDGVGGRIVETEAYDRLDPASHTYGGMTPRNAAMFGPPAHAYVYRSYSIHWCLNFVCREAGHGAGVLIRAIEPLAGLDAMRQRRGVEDLRLLCSGPGKVCQALGVSHLQNRLALDAPPFMLLAREDELTVQAGPRIGISRAMETPWRFVLAGSRYLSKPMRTPAS; encoded by the coding sequence ATGAAAAAACTCCTTGCCGGTATCGATTTTGCGGACGATTCCAGCAGCGTGGCGCGCCAGCTGATCGGCGTGACCGTGCTGGTTGACGGCGTGGGCGGGCGCATCGTGGAAACGGAAGCGTATGACCGGCTGGACCCCGCTTCGCACACGTATGGCGGCATGACGCCGCGCAACGCCGCCATGTTCGGCCCGCCCGCACACGCCTATGTCTACCGCTCCTACAGCATCCATTGGTGTTTGAATTTTGTGTGCCGCGAAGCGGGCCATGGGGCAGGCGTGCTGATTCGCGCCATCGAGCCGCTGGCGGGACTCGATGCCATGCGCCAACGGCGCGGCGTCGAGGATCTGCGGCTGCTGTGTTCGGGGCCGGGCAAGGTGTGCCAGGCGCTCGGTGTGAGCCACCTGCAGAATCGCCTGGCGCTCGATGCACCACCGTTCATGCTGCTGGCCCGCGAGGATGAACTGACAGTGCAGGCGGGGCCGCGCATCGGCATCTCCAGGGCGATGGAGACGCCGTGGCGCTTCGTGCTGGCCGGTTCGCGCTACCTGAGCAAGCCCATGCGCACACCTGCCAGTTAA
- a CDS encoding DUF962 domain-containing protein gives MRTIDTLLTQYGESHRNHVNEWVHIVCVPLIVFSLLGLLWSVHPSAALLGSILALYYYYKLSRPFAVGMLAMLAAMLGVLLLMPAMTILPVSLGVFVLAWIGQFIGHQIEGKKPSFLDDLRFLLVGPLFVLGFLYRRLRLAY, from the coding sequence ATGCGCACCATCGATACCCTGCTGACCCAATATGGCGAAAGCCATCGCAACCACGTCAATGAATGGGTGCACATCGTGTGCGTGCCGCTGATCGTTTTCAGCCTGCTGGGGCTGCTGTGGAGCGTGCATCCCAGCGCGGCGCTGCTCGGCAGTATTCTCGCTTTATACTATTATTACAAGCTGTCGCGCCCGTTTGCGGTGGGCATGCTGGCCATGCTGGCCGCCATGCTGGGCGTACTGCTGCTCATGCCGGCGATGACCATCCTGCCCGTGTCGCTGGGTGTTTTTGTGCTGGCCTGGATAGGCCAGTTCATCGGTCACCAGATCGAAGGCAAGAAACCGTCGTTTCTGGACGACTTGCGCTTTTTACTGGTGGGCCCCCTGTTCGTGCTGGGTTTTTTGTACCGGCGCCTGCGGCTGGCGTATTGA
- a CDS encoding HDOD domain-containing protein, with protein sequence MMRAAAQKQVVQEDPVDALMRSIRIPPRPSLLVDLQRELAEDDPSPRRIARIIADDVGMSGALLKLANSPFYGAARKAKSVEQGINFLGINQCSAMMTGLLARQALEAEGVELTNFWDVSAKRARALVFTSRKLRIAPPDIAHTFGLFCDIGVPLLMNRFPDYVKTYAAAANDAHNCFTSLEDARHQTNHAAIGCLLARNWGLSSDVSWAILHHHDYTVLADPSTDDAIRSLVALSLLAEKGIQRYHGNSTSLEWDKGGELACQHLGLSQEEAADLLDELHEMFDTDH encoded by the coding sequence ATGATGAGAGCGGCAGCGCAAAAGCAGGTAGTGCAGGAAGATCCGGTTGACGCCTTGATGCGTTCCATCCGCATTCCGCCACGTCCCAGCCTGCTGGTCGATTTGCAGCGCGAACTGGCCGAAGACGACCCGTCGCCGCGCCGCATCGCGCGCATCATCGCCGACGATGTCGGCATGTCCGGCGCCCTGCTGAAGCTGGCCAACTCGCCTTTCTACGGCGCCGCGCGCAAGGCCAAATCCGTCGAGCAAGGCATCAACTTTCTCGGCATTAACCAGTGCAGCGCCATGATGACGGGCTTGCTGGCGCGCCAGGCGCTGGAAGCGGAAGGCGTGGAACTGACCAACTTCTGGGATGTGTCGGCCAAGCGCGCGCGCGCCCTGGTATTTACCTCGCGCAAGCTGCGCATCGCCCCGCCCGACATCGCCCATACCTTCGGCCTGTTCTGCGATATCGGCGTGCCCCTGCTGATGAACCGCTTCCCCGACTACGTCAAGACCTACGCGGCGGCGGCCAACGATGCGCACAATTGCTTTACCAGCCTGGAAGACGCGCGCCACCAGACCAACCACGCAGCCATCGGCTGCTTGCTGGCGCGCAACTGGGGCCTGTCTTCCGATGTCTCCTGGGCCATCCTGCACCACCACGACTACACGGTGCTGGCGGACCCGTCCACGGACGACGCCATCCGCTCGCTCGTCGCCCTGTCGCTGCTGGCCGAAAAGGGCATTCAGCGCTACCATGGCAACAGTACCTCGCTGGAGTGGGACAAGGGCGGCGAACTTGCCTGCCAACATCTCGGCCTGTCGCAGGAAGAAGCCGCCGACCTGCTCGACGAGCTGCACGAGATGTTCGATACCGACCATTGA
- a CDS encoding GNAT family N-acetyltransferase: MSTSSSLAIRPATASDVAAIFGMIHELAVFEKLEHMMIAKESMLHDSLFGKHPACEALVGEENGEVVTFALFFHNFSTFLCRKGLYLEDLYVKQSVRGKGYGKQMLVALAQLAVERDCGRFEWSVLDWNENAINFYKGMGADVMPDWRICRVAGDALTQLSAGTPKTIALER, encoded by the coding sequence ATGAGCACCTCTTCCTCCCTCGCCATCCGTCCCGCGACCGCATCCGACGTGGCAGCCATCTTTGGCATGATCCATGAACTGGCCGTGTTTGAAAAACTCGAACACATGATGATCGCCAAGGAATCCATGCTGCACGACAGCCTGTTCGGCAAGCACCCCGCGTGCGAAGCGCTGGTCGGCGAGGAAAATGGCGAGGTCGTGACGTTCGCCCTGTTCTTCCATAATTTTTCCACCTTCCTGTGCCGCAAGGGACTGTACCTGGAAGACCTGTATGTGAAGCAATCGGTGCGCGGCAAGGGCTATGGCAAGCAGATGCTGGTGGCGCTGGCGCAACTGGCTGTCGAACGCGATTGCGGCCGCTTCGAATGGTCGGTGCTGGACTGGAATGAGAACGCGATCAACTTCTACAAGGGCATGGGCGCGGACGTGATGCCGGACTGGCGCATCTGCCGTGTCGCTGGCGATGCCTTGACGCAATTGTCGGCGGGCACGCCAAAAACCATCGCGTTGGAACGGTAA
- a CDS encoding glycine zipper 2TM domain-containing protein produces MKAPIIAVALLATLAGCAVQPNSANVYNARQAQNEQSVRMGTVESVRQVTIDKGETGTGVLAGAALGGVAGSTVGGGKGAIAASILGAVAGGIAGKSIEANASNKAGLEITVRLDNGDMRAIVQDADELFRPGERVRLLSDGRKTRVTH; encoded by the coding sequence ATGAAAGCACCAATCATTGCAGTGGCATTGCTCGCCACCCTGGCAGGCTGCGCCGTACAACCGAACTCGGCGAATGTCTACAATGCGCGCCAGGCGCAGAATGAACAATCGGTTCGCATGGGCACGGTTGAATCCGTGCGCCAAGTGACCATCGACAAGGGCGAGACGGGTACCGGCGTGCTGGCTGGCGCGGCGCTGGGCGGCGTGGCCGGCTCGACAGTCGGTGGCGGCAAGGGCGCCATCGCGGCCAGCATCCTCGGCGCGGTCGCCGGCGGCATCGCCGGCAAGAGCATCGAAGCGAATGCCTCGAACAAGGCCGGCCTGGAAATCACCGTGCGCCTGGACAATGGCGACATGCGCGCCATCGTGCAAGACGCCGATGAACTGTTCCGCCCGGGCGAACGTGTGCGCCTGCTGTCGGATGGCCGCAAGACCCGCGTCACGCATTGA
- a CDS encoding DMT family transporter, which translates to MSSPLLFIIACLIWGSTFWAITLQLGDVAPAVSVVYRFGLASATLFAWCALRGDTLRLPWRAQKWMLLQGLASFALSYVCTYSSEQYLVSALVSVLFALMVFWTPLLNRIAFGTPITWSTCCAAFVAICGIVLLFYQSIGAALQDILGGGNGHFLLGFMLALVATISSTVGNALVMKVREHSGNVMLTMAWTMLWGTLMVAAWAIATGQSWQLPTRPSYWMGLIYLAIFGSVIAFSAYFTLIARIGTQKTVYIGVVTPVISVLLSVQFEHYRPAAIEWVGMLLCLSSVAWALTSGARKTSTIATLSTTPSTKAT; encoded by the coding sequence ATGTCCTCTCCTCTCCTGTTCATCATTGCCTGCCTGATCTGGGGCTCCACCTTCTGGGCCATCACCTTGCAGCTGGGCGATGTCGCCCCTGCCGTTTCCGTGGTCTACCGCTTCGGTCTCGCATCCGCCACCTTGTTTGCCTGGTGCGCCTTGCGCGGCGATACATTGCGCCTGCCCTGGCGCGCGCAAAAATGGATGCTGCTGCAAGGCCTGGCCTCGTTTGCCCTCAGCTATGTGTGCACCTACAGCTCGGAGCAATACCTGGTGTCGGCCCTCGTCAGCGTGCTGTTTGCGCTGATGGTGTTCTGGACGCCCTTGCTGAACCGCATCGCCTTCGGCACGCCCATCACCTGGAGCACCTGCTGCGCGGCGTTTGTCGCCATCTGCGGCATCGTGCTGCTGTTTTACCAGTCCATCGGCGCGGCGCTGCAAGATATTCTGGGCGGTGGCAATGGCCATTTCCTGCTCGGTTTCATGCTGGCCCTGGTGGCCACCATATCGAGCACGGTGGGCAATGCCCTCGTCATGAAAGTGCGAGAACATTCCGGCAACGTGATGCTGACCATGGCCTGGACCATGCTGTGGGGCACCTTGATGGTGGCCGCCTGGGCCATCGCCACGGGCCAGTCCTGGCAGCTGCCCACGCGCCCCAGTTACTGGATGGGACTGATCTATCTGGCCATCTTCGGCTCGGTGATCGCCTTCAGCGCGTATTTCACCTTGATCGCGCGCATCGGCACGCAAAAGACCGTGTACATCGGCGTCGTCACGCCCGTCATCTCCGTGCTGCTGTCAGTGCAATTCGAACACTATCGGCCCGCCGCCATCGAATGGGTGGGCATGCTGCTATGCCTGTCCAGCGTGGCCTGGGCCCTGACCTCGGGCGCGCGCAAGACGAGTACCATTGCTACCCTTTCCACCACTCCATCAACAAAGGCAACATGA
- a CDS encoding KamA family radical SAM protein: MSALITEPFPPKFKPYTRQTIHQARQWKWLPEEQRVAVQVVSHVLPFRTNAYVLDQLIDWNNIPDDPIYRLVFPHRDMLPPEQYAHLRDLVLVQRDKAAIDAYVHGIRLGMNPHPAGQMTHNVPKINDAPVRGLQHKYAQTVLFFPSAGQTCHAYCTFCFRWPQFVGMDDMKFDARESHELAAYLKMHPEVTDVLITGGDPMIMNTRQLAAYLEPLLEPGLEHIQNIRIGTKAVAYWPQRFVSDRDADDLLRLFERIVKAGKNLAVMGHYSHAVELRQDIAQQAVKRIVSTGATLRMQGPLIRHINEDPASWAELWQTGTRLGAIPYYMFVERDTGPRGYFELPLAKAHEIFQAAYQMVSGLSRTVRGPSMSAFHGKVVIDGIVTINGEKLFALQFLQARNPDWVRRPFYAKFDAEATWMDDLKPAFGHARFFFETDEPMPQLPHKIIRLAQAA; encoded by the coding sequence GTGTCCGCACTCATTACCGAGCCGTTTCCACCCAAGTTCAAGCCGTACACGCGGCAAACCATACATCAGGCGCGGCAGTGGAAATGGCTGCCGGAAGAGCAGCGTGTCGCCGTGCAAGTGGTCTCGCACGTCTTGCCGTTTCGCACCAATGCCTATGTGCTCGACCAGCTGATCGACTGGAACAATATTCCTGATGATCCCATCTACCGCCTCGTTTTCCCCCACCGCGACATGCTGCCACCCGAGCAGTACGCCCACTTGCGCGATCTGGTGCTGGTGCAGCGCGACAAGGCCGCCATCGATGCCTATGTGCATGGTATCCGCCTGGGCATGAATCCCCATCCGGCAGGGCAGATGACGCATAACGTGCCGAAAATCAACGATGCACCCGTGCGCGGCCTGCAGCATAAATATGCGCAAACGGTGCTATTTTTCCCCAGCGCGGGCCAGACGTGCCACGCGTATTGCACCTTCTGCTTCCGCTGGCCCCAGTTCGTCGGCATGGACGACATGAAGTTCGATGCGCGCGAATCGCATGAGCTGGCCGCCTACCTGAAAATGCATCCGGAAGTGACGGATGTGCTGATCACGGGCGGCGACCCGATGATCATGAATACGCGCCAACTGGCAGCCTACCTGGAGCCGCTGCTGGAGCCGGGCCTGGAGCACATCCAGAACATCCGCATCGGCACAAAGGCAGTGGCGTATTGGCCGCAGCGCTTTGTCTCCGACCGCGATGCGGACGATTTGCTGCGCCTGTTCGAGCGCATCGTCAAGGCGGGCAAGAACCTGGCCGTGATGGGCCATTACAGCCATGCCGTGGAATTGCGCCAGGACATCGCGCAACAAGCGGTGAAACGCATCGTCTCCACGGGCGCCACCTTGCGCATGCAGGGGCCGCTGATCCGCCACATCAATGAAGACCCGGCTAGCTGGGCGGAGCTGTGGCAGACGGGCACGCGCCTGGGAGCGATTCCGTATTACATGTTTGTCGAACGGGACACGGGGCCGCGCGGCTATTTCGAGTTGCCCTTGGCGAAGGCGCATGAAATTTTCCAGGCCGCTTACCAGATGGTGTCAGGCCTGTCGCGCACGGTGCGCGGCCCGTCCATGAGTGCCTTTCACGGCAAGGTCGTCATCGATGGCATCGTCACCATCAACGGCGAAAAACTGTTTGCCCTGCAATTCTTGCAGGCGCGCAATCCGGATTGGGTGCGCCGGCCGTTTTATGCCAAGTTCGATGCGGAAGCGACGTGGATGGACGATTTAAAGCCCGCGTTCGGCCACGCCAGGTTTTTCTTTGAAACGGATGAGCCTATGCCGCAGTTGCCGCATAAAATCATCCGCCTGGCACAGGCCGCCTGA
- a CDS encoding nitrate/nitrite transporter, translating to MHGADASSRSGVAVFCLVFLPFALGHYLSCLLRGVNAVLTAELLASVALTPAQLGLLTSVFFLAFALVQLPIGMALDRYGPRTVQLGLLALAALGVWLFSRGHSFAELILARAVMGAGLGGCFMAAVKAISCAIAPSRLPSVHGYLIAVGGLGAATATMPVKLALHYTDWRGVFLGLALAALAIGVLIRLLSPAMPGRAPTHTVSKVSAWNVYRDVAFRRTIALILLPHAVFFGVQGLWIGRWLADVGGLSDDSVAYLLYLGMASVIFGAIGMGMLTEWAGRRAIEPMQVAAAGLVLFVAVQVTMACNVVPSLPLLSVLFSLLGTVTGLEYAIVAQSMPSSLTGRAATCLNLLIFTGAFLVQAGFGLILGCWPLNSLQQYPPQAYQVAFGVLAALQLPGLAMFFIRRYRRAGPSGKMAACTAAMINSKEDYETRSLWTSRQGKTGPDR from the coding sequence ATGCACGGCGCCGACGCGTCTTCCCGTTCCGGCGTGGCCGTGTTTTGTCTGGTGTTCCTGCCGTTTGCGCTCGGTCATTACCTGTCGTGCCTGCTGCGCGGCGTCAATGCCGTTCTGACGGCGGAATTGCTGGCCTCTGTCGCCCTGACGCCAGCGCAACTGGGCCTGCTGACCAGCGTCTTTTTTCTCGCCTTTGCGCTGGTGCAACTGCCGATCGGCATGGCGCTCGACCGTTACGGCCCCCGCACGGTGCAACTGGGGCTGCTGGCGCTGGCGGCCCTGGGCGTGTGGCTGTTCAGCCGGGGCCACAGCTTTGCCGAGCTGATTTTGGCACGGGCTGTTATGGGGGCGGGCCTGGGCGGCTGTTTCATGGCCGCCGTGAAGGCGATCTCATGCGCCATCGCGCCATCTCGCCTGCCTTCCGTGCACGGCTACCTGATCGCCGTAGGCGGCCTGGGCGCGGCCACGGCCACCATGCCCGTCAAGCTGGCCTTGCATTACACGGACTGGCGCGGCGTATTCCTGGGCCTGGCGCTGGCGGCGCTGGCCATCGGTGTGCTGATCCGCCTGCTGTCGCCGGCCATGCCCGGCCGCGCCCCCACGCACACGGTGAGCAAGGTCAGTGCCTGGAATGTGTACCGCGACGTGGCCTTTCGCCGCACCATCGCGCTGATCCTGCTGCCGCACGCGGTGTTCTTTGGCGTGCAGGGCTTATGGATCGGGCGCTGGCTGGCCGATGTGGGTGGCCTGTCCGATGACAGCGTGGCGTATCTGTTGTACCTGGGCATGGCGTCCGTCATCTTTGGCGCCATCGGCATGGGCATGCTGACGGAATGGGCAGGGCGGCGGGCGATTGAACCGATGCAAGTGGCGGCCGCGGGCCTTGTCCTGTTTGTTGCCGTGCAAGTGACGATGGCATGCAATGTGGTGCCCAGCCTGCCTTTGCTATCCGTGCTGTTTTCCTTGTTGGGCACGGTGACGGGCCTCGAATATGCGATCGTCGCGCAAAGCATGCCGTCCAGCTTGACGGGCAGGGCGGCCACCTGCCTCAATTTACTCATTTTTACGGGCGCCTTCCTGGTACAGGCGGGCTTTGGCCTGATCCTCGGCTGCTGGCCCCTGAACAGCTTGCAGCAGTATCCGCCGCAAGCCTACCAGGTGGCGTTTGGCGTGCTGGCAGCCTTGCAATTGCCGGGACTTGCGATGTTTTTCATTCGACGTTACAGGCGTGCCGGGCCATCCGGTAAAATGGCGGCCTGCACAGCGGCAATGATCAACTCCAAGGAAGACTATGAAACTCGTTCGTTATGGACGTCCAGGCAAGGAAAAACCGGGCCTGATCGATGA
- a CDS encoding methyl-accepting chemotaxis protein, translating into MLNTLRIGPKLLLAPALVLLLLILSSTGAWYGMVRQNTSLENMVRVRITHLKAAADILGEAKQVHGNMYQLLSWTNGSFAKARIDALEQQIKARHAAIGTQLASLRAMATGAERTLVDAAITALAGYRKAVLETMEMAQMDQSIATNSMLKAETQFGQFNTQLAQLSALETTLSRQAHATASAEFRSLGWSLLLTVLLSILVSIVVTMLVRRAMLVEIRSIADAVQDLAAGKLMSGAPKQGNDEIAATSRVLDQAIAHLNQTLRTIRGAVQSIDAASREIAAGNLDLSARTELQASALEETSSAMEALTQAVNDNAANAQLACELAGQASTLAVHGGVSMQQAVTTMATIRANSRQIVDIIGVIDGISFQTNILALNAAVEAARAGEQGRGFAVVASEVRTLAQRSALAAREIKTLIATSVTTIDGGSVAVQQAGDSMGAIVASVQQVHDIIQRVKQASAEQASGITEVNQAVTQMDDVTQHNAALVEQAAAAAASLQDQAVKLSAAVSVFTLDNATPTTPASVDDEVFLNPARKPGQDRRAVHSPLRSMPGLRGAKDAPQRQRGQMRD; encoded by the coding sequence ATGCTCAATACATTACGCATCGGACCAAAATTATTGCTGGCGCCCGCCCTGGTCTTGCTGCTGCTGATACTCAGCTCGACCGGTGCCTGGTATGGCATGGTGCGGCAAAATACATCGCTGGAAAACATGGTGCGCGTGCGCATCACGCATTTGAAGGCGGCCGCCGACATACTAGGCGAGGCCAAGCAGGTGCACGGCAATATGTACCAGTTGCTGTCATGGACGAATGGCAGCTTCGCCAAAGCCCGCATCGACGCGCTGGAACAACAGATCAAGGCGCGCCACGCGGCCATCGGCACCCAGCTGGCCTCGCTGCGCGCCATGGCCACGGGCGCCGAGCGCACCCTGGTCGATGCCGCCATCACGGCCCTGGCCGGCTATCGCAAGGCTGTACTGGAAACCATGGAAATGGCGCAGATGGATCAGTCGATCGCCACCAATTCCATGCTCAAGGCGGAAACGCAATTCGGCCAGTTCAATACGCAGCTGGCGCAGCTGTCTGCCCTGGAAACGACGCTCAGCCGCCAGGCCCATGCGACGGCCAGCGCCGAGTTTCGCAGCCTGGGCTGGAGCCTGCTGCTGACCGTTCTGCTCTCCATCCTGGTCTCCATCGTGGTGACCATGCTGGTGCGGCGCGCCATGCTGGTGGAAATCCGCAGCATCGCCGACGCGGTGCAAGACTTGGCGGCGGGCAAGCTGATGTCCGGTGCGCCCAAGCAGGGCAATGACGAGATCGCCGCCACGTCGCGCGTGCTGGACCAGGCCATCGCCCACCTGAACCAGACCTTGCGTACCATCAGGGGCGCCGTGCAATCGATCGACGCGGCCTCGCGCGAAATTGCCGCCGGCAATCTGGATTTATCGGCGCGCACGGAACTGCAAGCCAGTGCGCTGGAAGAAACGTCAAGCGCCATGGAAGCGCTGACGCAAGCCGTCAATGACAACGCCGCCAACGCCCAGCTCGCTTGCGAGCTGGCGGGGCAAGCGTCCACCCTGGCCGTACACGGGGGAGTATCGATGCAGCAAGCGGTGACGACGATGGCGACGATACGCGCCAATTCGCGCCAGATTGTGGATATTATCGGCGTGATCGACGGCATTTCTTTCCAGACCAACATCCTCGCGCTAAATGCGGCGGTGGAAGCGGCGCGCGCGGGCGAACAAGGCCGCGGCTTTGCCGTGGTGGCGTCCGAAGTGCGCACCCTGGCGCAACGCTCGGCGCTGGCCGCCAGGGAAATCAAGACACTGATCGCCACATCCGTCACGACCATCGATGGCGGCAGCGTGGCCGTGCAGCAAGCGGGCGACAGCATGGGCGCCATCGTCGCCTCGGTGCAGCAAGTCCATGACATCATCCAGCGCGTAAAACAGGCCAGCGCCGAGCAGGCGTCGGGCATCACGGAAGTCAACCAGGCCGTCACGCAAATGGATGACGTCACGCAGCACAATGCGGCCCTGGTGGAACAGGCGGCAGCGGCGGCAGCCAGTTTGCAGGACCAGGCCGTCAAATTGTCGGCGGCAGTCAGCGTCTTTACCCTGGATAACGCCACGCCAACGACGCCCGCCAGCGTAGACGATGAAGTCTTCCTGAATCCGGCCAGGAAACCGGGCCAGGACAGACGCGCTGTGCACAGCCCGCTGCGAAGCATGCCCGGCCTGCGCGGCGCCAAGGATGCGCCGCAGCGCCAGCGTGGCCAGATGCGCGATTAA
- a CDS encoding DNA-deoxyinosine glycosylase, whose product MNSPAFLPDHAADARKRCFAPVIDAGTRLLILGSLPGEKSLAHSQYYAHPQNKFWMLLGEVLGVHLTSLPYEERLATLLAQGVGLWDVVAQAQRTGSLDSNIRARDDNDLVALTSSLPQLHTIAFNGGTAAKLGIKVLGEHAQRYRIVSLPSSSPAYTLAYAAKLLEWKTLQPF is encoded by the coding sequence TTGAATAGCCCTGCCTTCTTGCCAGACCATGCAGCAGATGCGCGCAAGCGCTGCTTTGCTCCCGTCATCGACGCTGGCACGCGCTTGCTGATCCTGGGCAGCTTGCCCGGCGAAAAATCACTGGCGCACAGCCAGTACTATGCGCATCCGCAAAACAAGTTCTGGATGCTGCTGGGCGAAGTGCTGGGCGTGCATTTGACCAGCCTGCCCTATGAAGAGCGTCTGGCAACCTTGCTGGCGCAGGGCGTGGGCCTGTGGGACGTGGTGGCGCAGGCGCAGCGCACAGGCAGCCTGGACAGCAACATCCGCGCCCGCGACGACAACGACCTGGTGGCCCTGACCTCCAGCTTGCCGCAGCTGCATACGATCGCCTTCAACGGCGGCACGGCGGCGAAGCTTGGCATCAAGGTGCTGGGCGAACACGCGCAGCGTTACCGCATCGTCAGCTTGCCCTCGAGCAGTCCTGCCTACACGCTCGCCTATGCTGCCAAGTTGCTGGAATGGAAAACATTACAGCCGTTTTGA